In the genome of Qipengyuania seohaensis, one region contains:
- a CDS encoding DUF6961 family protein has protein sequence MTLTRDQKLWGMALWVEKHHGDEARDFIGAKIEQLALANEPDGVKLWEEVARRFEQLGERMSHS, from the coding sequence TTGACCCTCACTCGCGACCAGAAACTGTGGGGAATGGCGCTCTGGGTCGAGAAGCATCACGGCGATGAAGCCCGTGATTTCATCGGTGCGAAGATCGAGCAGCTTGCCCTTGCGAACGAGCCGGACGGCGTAAAACTTTGGGAGGAAGTTGCGCGTCGCTTCGAGCAGCTTGGCGAGCGCATGTCCCATTCTTGA
- a CDS encoding nucleotide kinase domain-containing protein, translating to MLDQHELFRSVDDQTVPENKEPNGLTIHVEGTVLETTEVFAAYWRFAAERQRMFLKRLKGVNDPALTDDPVLFTYRFTNSYRASDRVSQFLLRNVISVYRQQWTDEDIFYRVLLFKLFNKIDTWEALEREFGELTWERHNFDKFDSFLSRRQASQKRNYSAAYIMPSAGSTFGHKSKHANHLRLLEWMVAEDYPRRLRNCRNMGDAYDLMISAPSLGPFLAYQFVTDINYSTLTSFSEMEFVKAGPGALDGIAKCFKSTDGVPSEAIIKHMALYQDRYFEIFEIDFPSLWGRPLQLIDCQNLFCEISKYARVAFPKVNGSSGRTRIKQKFAPAGRLPLPFYPPDWGLNEKISAELEEV from the coding sequence ATGCTCGATCAACATGAGCTTTTCCGATCGGTTGATGATCAAACCGTCCCAGAAAACAAAGAGCCCAACGGGCTCACTATTCACGTTGAAGGGACTGTATTGGAAACGACAGAGGTTTTTGCTGCATACTGGCGTTTCGCGGCCGAACGGCAGCGCATGTTCTTGAAGAGGCTGAAAGGCGTTAATGACCCAGCGCTGACTGACGACCCTGTACTATTCACCTATCGCTTCACAAACTCCTACCGTGCCTCTGACCGAGTGAGCCAATTCCTCCTGCGCAATGTGATATCGGTTTACCGGCAGCAGTGGACTGACGAAGACATCTTCTATCGAGTGCTCTTGTTCAAGTTGTTCAACAAGATCGATACTTGGGAGGCGCTTGAGCGTGAGTTCGGAGAGCTAACTTGGGAGCGACATAACTTTGACAAGTTCGACTCCTTCCTCTCGCGTCGCCAAGCCTCGCAAAAGCGCAACTACTCGGCTGCGTACATTATGCCTTCTGCGGGGTCGACGTTCGGACACAAGAGCAAACACGCAAATCATTTGCGCCTTCTGGAATGGATGGTCGCAGAGGATTATCCAAGACGCCTTCGGAATTGTAGAAACATGGGAGATGCCTATGATCTCATGATCTCAGCCCCTTCACTGGGCCCGTTCCTAGCCTACCAGTTTGTGACGGACATCAACTATTCCACGCTGACGTCGTTCTCCGAGATGGAGTTTGTCAAGGCTGGTCCTGGAGCACTGGACGGGATCGCGAAGTGTTTCAAATCGACCGATGGAGTTCCTTCCGAAGCCATAATCAAGCATATGGCTCTGTACCAAGATCGTTACTTTGAGATTTTCGAAATCGATTTCCCGTCACTTTGGGGCAGGCCGCTTCAGCTAATTGATTGCCAAAACCTTTTTTGCGAGATTTCTAAGTATGCGAGGGTCGCGTTTCCTAAAGTGAATGGCAGCTCGGGAAGAACCCGCATCAAGCAGAAGTTTGCTCCTGCAGGTCGGCTCCCGCTTCCGTTCTACCCGCCCGATTGGGGTCTAAACGAGAAGATTAGTGCCGAGCTTGAAGAGGTGTGA
- a CDS encoding thermonuclease family protein — MSTNEPSEPNVVDFRGGAVRQQRDKRRKLLLLVLGGLFAGILGGVIGINWPFGSASAEARATHTFGVCGLVRNTCVVDGDTIWLEGVKIRVADIDTPEISQPRCDYEYELGIKARDRLVVLLNQGEFTAVPIGNRDEDQYGRKLRVLMRDGRSLGDQLVSEGLARTWTGRREPWC; from the coding sequence ATGAGCACGAACGAACCATCAGAACCAAACGTCGTCGATTTTCGCGGCGGAGCTGTCCGCCAGCAGCGAGACAAGAGGCGCAAACTTTTGCTTCTCGTCTTGGGCGGATTGTTCGCCGGGATTCTTGGGGGTGTAATCGGGATCAATTGGCCCTTTGGTTCTGCCAGCGCCGAGGCACGAGCCACACATACCTTTGGCGTATGCGGGCTGGTGAGGAATACCTGTGTGGTCGATGGCGATACGATCTGGCTCGAAGGCGTAAAGATCCGCGTGGCAGACATCGACACACCGGAAATCTCGCAACCCAGGTGCGACTACGAATACGAGCTCGGCATCAAGGCTCGCGACCGGTTGGTTGTCTTGCTTAACCAAGGCGAATTCACCGCAGTTCCGATCGGCAACCGGGACGAAGACCAGTATGGCCGCAAGCTGCGGGTCCTGATGCGTGACGGACGCTCTCTGGGCGATCAATTGGTTAGCGAAGGTCTTGCACGGACATGGACCGGGCGACGGGAGCCTTGGTGCTGA
- a CDS encoding S24 family peptidase, producing the protein MEHVREELDRLITQRGYGYASISRLLGRNPAYVQQFIKRGSPRKLDDEDRKTLACFFGVDEQVLGGPANPVTDGMVEIPVLDVEASAGFGAVAASETAHTRFGFDERWLRHLTSAKSASLSIVGVKGDSMEPTLSDGDEVLVDASDHGSRLRDGIYVLRSDDTLVVKRIAIKPGGRQITIASDNPAYPTWHDMDRSEVHVVGRVIWFGRAL; encoded by the coding sequence ATGGAACATGTCAGAGAAGAGCTCGACCGGCTGATCACGCAGCGCGGATACGGCTATGCATCGATCTCGCGGCTGCTCGGTCGCAACCCGGCCTACGTCCAGCAATTCATCAAGCGCGGTTCGCCCAGGAAGCTCGATGACGAGGATCGAAAGACGCTCGCCTGTTTCTTCGGCGTCGATGAGCAAGTGCTCGGCGGTCCGGCCAATCCTGTCACCGACGGCATGGTCGAAATACCCGTTCTCGATGTTGAAGCCTCAGCCGGCTTCGGCGCGGTCGCTGCCAGCGAGACTGCACATACCCGGTTTGGGTTCGACGAACGCTGGCTGCGGCACCTGACATCGGCGAAGAGCGCTAGTCTGTCGATAGTCGGCGTTAAGGGTGACTCGATGGAGCCAACGTTGAGCGATGGCGATGAGGTTTTGGTCGATGCATCAGATCATGGTTCACGATTGCGCGATGGGATCTACGTCCTTCGCTCTGATGATACCCTCGTTGTGAAGCGCATAGCGATCAAACCGGGCGGCAGGCAGATCACTATTGCAAGCGACAATCCGGCCTACCCTACATGGCACGACATGGACCGTTCAGAGGTGCATGTGGTTGGGCGGGTGATCTGGTTTGGCCGAGCTTTGTAG